In one window of Aphidius gifuensis isolate YNYX2018 linkage group LG4, ASM1490517v1, whole genome shotgun sequence DNA:
- the LOC122855262 gene encoding zinc finger protein chinmo isoform X3 has translation MPPSPAGLIVILDGTSAQNMASLLEFMYRGEVHVSQESLSSFLKAAECLQVKGLSIEHEKLAVAHRHAAENNNSSVESSNTNTEVLEADATNNRVLKEESTPVSSPAPNYAVPNMYNSSHYYNESPQKRSRLMKSPNEMDALGRVSVLRDGAAFRPASAPHQLLLENHLYQPFSHPSENPTHPHTAPHTPTELERELERERSEEKNNGEHKESVAEDLRIKQEPVMLNDRDRTDKLAERLSNEVYPSGRNFDTGNYVMPSEQKHNVTSYNQSIGPLTHPPTPDLSPAPTTPAKWNSKINKAGTVSTPDGKKLKCPFCDRLYGYETNLRAHVRQRHQGIRVSCPFCSRTFTRNNTVRRHIAREHKNEMSIKAFQTATHQVADTVPQ, from the exons ATGCCACCATCACCAGCTGGTCTTATTGTTATTCTCGATGGCACTAGTGCACAAAATATGGCGTCATTACTTGAATTCATGTATAGAGGTGAAGTTCATGTGTCACAAGAATCATTAAGCTCCTTTTTAAAAGCAGCAGAGTGTCTTCAa GTCAAAGGATTATCAATTGAACATGAAAAATTAGCAGTAGCACATCGACATGcagctgaaaataataattcatcagttGAATCCAGTAATACAAATACTGAAGTTTTAGAAGCGGATGCAACCAATAACCGGGTATTAAAAGAAGAATCAACACCAGTTTCATCACCAGCACCAAATTATGCTGTACCCAACATGTATAATTCGtctcattattataatgagaGTCCTCAAAAGAGATCAAGGTTGATGAA ATCACCAAATGAAATGGATGCCCTTGGTCGAGTAAGTGTACTAAGAGATGGGGCTGCTTTTCGGCCAGCTTCTGCACCACATCAATTATTACTTGAAAATCATTTATATCAACCGTTTAGTCATCCTTCAGAAAATCCAACTCATCCACATACTGCACCTCATACACCCACAGAATTGGAACGTGAACTTGAACGTGAAAGatctgaagaaaaaaataatggtgaACATAAAGAAAGTGTAGCTgaag attTGCGAATAAAACAAGAGCCAGTAATGTTAAATGATCGTGACAGAACGGATAAATTAGCTGAAAGATTGTCAAATGAAGTTTATCCAAGTGGACGTAATTTTGATACTGGTAATTATGTTATGCCTAGTGAACAAAAACATAATGTAACATCATATAATCAAAGTATTGGACCACTTACTCATCCTCCAACACCTGATCTAAGTCCAGCACCTACGACACCAGCCAAATggaattcaaaaattaacaaagcAGGAACAGTCAGTACACCAGACg gtAAAAAGCTCAAATGTCCATTTTGTGATCGTTTATATGGATATGAAACGAATCTTCGTGCTCATGTAAGACAACGTCATCAGGGAATAAGAGTGTCATGTCCATTTTGCTCACGTACATTTACAAGAAACAATACAGTTAGACGACACATCGCACGTGaacataaaaatgaaatgagcATAAAAGCATTTCAAACGGCAACTCATCAAGTTGCTGATACTGTaccacaataa
- the LOC122855262 gene encoding zinc finger protein chinmo isoform X2, which translates to MGHEFPTVITLAFSQSVTFKAHRLILAACSKHFQELFEGMPPSPAGLIVILDGTSAQNMASLLEFMYRGEVHVSQESLSSFLKAAECLQVKGLSIEHEKLAVAHRHAAENNNSSVESSNTNTEVLEADATNNRVLKEESTPVSSPAPNYAVPNMYNSSHYYNESPQKRSRLMKSPNEMDALGRVSVLRDGAAFRPASAPHQLLLENHLYQPFSHPSENPTHPHTAPHTPTELERELERERSEEKNNGEHKESVAEDLRIKQEPVMLNDRDRTDKLAERLSNEVYPSGRNFDTGNYVMPSEQKHNVTSYNQSIGPLTHPPTPDLSPAPTTPAKWNSKINKAGTVSTPDGKKLKCPFCDRLYGYETNLRAHVRQRHQGIRVSCPFCSRTFTRNNTVRRHIAREHKNEMSIKAFQTATHQVADTVPQ; encoded by the exons AACATTTTCAAGAATTATTTGAAGGCATGCCACCATCACCAGCTGGTCTTATTGTTATTCTCGATGGCACTAGTGCACAAAATATGGCGTCATTACTTGAATTCATGTATAGAGGTGAAGTTCATGTGTCACAAGAATCATTAAGCTCCTTTTTAAAAGCAGCAGAGTGTCTTCAa GTCAAAGGATTATCAATTGAACATGAAAAATTAGCAGTAGCACATCGACATGcagctgaaaataataattcatcagttGAATCCAGTAATACAAATACTGAAGTTTTAGAAGCGGATGCAACCAATAACCGGGTATTAAAAGAAGAATCAACACCAGTTTCATCACCAGCACCAAATTATGCTGTACCCAACATGTATAATTCGtctcattattataatgagaGTCCTCAAAAGAGATCAAGGTTGATGAA ATCACCAAATGAAATGGATGCCCTTGGTCGAGTAAGTGTACTAAGAGATGGGGCTGCTTTTCGGCCAGCTTCTGCACCACATCAATTATTACTTGAAAATCATTTATATCAACCGTTTAGTCATCCTTCAGAAAATCCAACTCATCCACATACTGCACCTCATACACCCACAGAATTGGAACGTGAACTTGAACGTGAAAGatctgaagaaaaaaataatggtgaACATAAAGAAAGTGTAGCTgaag attTGCGAATAAAACAAGAGCCAGTAATGTTAAATGATCGTGACAGAACGGATAAATTAGCTGAAAGATTGTCAAATGAAGTTTATCCAAGTGGACGTAATTTTGATACTGGTAATTATGTTATGCCTAGTGAACAAAAACATAATGTAACATCATATAATCAAAGTATTGGACCACTTACTCATCCTCCAACACCTGATCTAAGTCCAGCACCTACGACACCAGCCAAATggaattcaaaaattaacaaagcAGGAACAGTCAGTACACCAGACg gtAAAAAGCTCAAATGTCCATTTTGTGATCGTTTATATGGATATGAAACGAATCTTCGTGCTCATGTAAGACAACGTCATCAGGGAATAAGAGTGTCATGTCCATTTTGCTCACGTACATTTACAAGAAACAATACAGTTAGACGACACATCGCACGTGaacataaaaatgaaatgagcATAAAAGCATTTCAAACGGCAACTCATCAAGTTGCTGATACTGTaccacaataa